A genomic region of Thunnus albacares chromosome 2, fThuAlb1.1, whole genome shotgun sequence contains the following coding sequences:
- the cep78 gene encoding centrosomal protein of 78 kDa, with translation MVQDSAQMRRRGAHDFMACYDFACARQESVPLPAVKMNLDKEMLDFNGDRVKLTDWPPILNSISINKHLHHIAISSTYQASLGSGDADRRYYKSSLRKKIPAIRSKDMTFKLCKALRECLTVSPNLKTLQLNGLPLRERDLITLTKGLAKSFSLENLSLANCPITDEGLEVICQSVKYSTSIRTVDFTGCSLTWRGAEHMANIIKHQGMQRHGTAWAESLRYRQPQFEGMAGLRRVTLNRNTLIGDRGAAALANELAEDLWVKAVDLQKCGLSNEGSRRLLEALKTNSTLCVLDIRSNPLVDKVLIKTILEKVLMNADGQSPEYCWIKPDATEPQKASGPKRQPLLSTVKGKALRIAPRKGTSSAGRSSGVAQHQKPYSRSRYVPWRAAARAGRQRGLPPGVTVIDQSFQGAATVKITVESDSEGEEEEEEEEVVVEVEQQPSSLDHQDRITGRQFERMQMELKECRLRLAEERRARLKAESRLIEYELENARLRDNNLSLSEALAATGSASAPPALSALEDEAVLESIESSFTKFHAFLDLLKDAGLGQLASMAGIDKSDFHSLGRPQLSSTIGPYPDDAASLARSGGDYRGVQGKTDASSLVTSVLPARPGGLADTTTLRSPSSVRESVHEDRLLDVTFNPATGSAVDPGVGAEQEPGHFSIPDTERDSGSERSFRSQKSFDRVSLGKTFQTQPSHLKSNNNSYRSNSRHSNGSHGYSFNNSYAHSDASHSNGSHGGLSVRSSVSDIISDKAESVASAGSMNRGLGRLVTVGQSGSEGSQGKAYPGRQTLKQIRSLGSLGGQSDNESF, from the exons ATGGTCCAGGACAGTGCTCAGATGCGGCGGCGGGGTGCCCACGACTTCATGGCATGCTATGACTTTGCTTGTGCCAGACAGGAATCAGTCCCTCTCCCCGCTGTCAAAATGAACCTTGACAAAGAGATGCTGGATTTTAATGGAGACAGGGTCAAACTGACAGACTGGCCACCCATTCTCAACTCTATCTCCatcaacaaacacctgcaccaCATTGCAATAAGTAGTACATACCAAGCTAGCCTTGGTTCTGGAGATGCAG ATAGAAGGTACTATAAATCTAGCTTAAGGAAGAAGATCCCAGCCATCCGCTCTAAGGACATGACATTTAAGTTGTGCAAGGCCCTGAGAGAGTGTCTGACAGTTTCTCCCAACCTCAAGACTCTGCAGCTTAATGGACTTCCACTGAGAGAAAGGGACCTCATCACCTTGACAAAG GGTTTGGCAAAAAGTTTTTCCTTGGAAAACTTATCCTTGGCGAACTGTCCAATCACTGATGAGGGCTTAGAGG tcATTTGCCAAAGTGTTAAGTACTCTACAAGCATCAGGACAGTAGATTTTACAGGATGCAGTCTCACGTGGAGAGGGGCAGAGCACATGGCCAACATCATCAAG catcagggAATGCAGAGGCATGGTACTGCATGGGCAGAGTCTCTGAGGTATCGACAACCACAATTTGAGGGAATGGCAGGTCTCCGCCGCGTCACCCTGAACCGTAACACTTTGATTGGGGACAGAGGTGCTGCTGCTCTTGCAAATGAACTGGCAGAGGACCTTTGGGTTAAAG CTGTGGACCTGCAGAAGTGTGGTCTTTCCAATGAAGGGTCTCGTCGTTTGCTGGAAGCCTTGAAAACGAATTCTACTCTCTGTGTACTGGATATCCGTAGTAACCCATTAGTTG ACAAGGTcctaattaaaacaatattagaGAAAGTACTGATGAATGCTGATGGACAGTCACCAGAG TACTGCTGGATCAAGCCTGATGCCACAGAGCCACAGAAAGCTTCTGGTCCTAAGAGGCAACCACTTCTCAGTACAGTCAAAGGAAAAGCTTTAAGGATAG CCCCTCGAAAAGGAACCTCTTCTGCAGGGCGGAGCTCAGGTGTTGCTCAGCATCAGAAGCCCTATTCCCGTAGCAGATATGTGCCATGGCGTGCTGCTGCGCGTGCTGGACGTCAGAG AGGTCTGCCTCCCGGAGTTACTGTGATAGACCAAAGCTTTCAG GGTGCAGCTACTGTGAAGATTACTGTGGAGTCAGAttcagagggagaggaggaggaggaggaagaagaagtggtGGTAGAAGTGGAGCAGCAACCATCTTCTCTCGATCACCAGGACAGGATCACTGGACGGCAGTTTGAACGTATGCAG ATGGAGCTAAAGGAGTGTCGCCTGAGGCTGGCAGAGGAGCGCAGAGCCAGACTGAAAGCGGAGTCTCGACTCATAGAG TATGAGTTGGAAAATGCCCGTCTTCGTGACAACAACCTCTCCCTGTCAGAGGCGCTTGCAGCCACTGGCTCTGCATCAGCACCACCTGCTCTCAGTGCTCTTGAAGATGAGGCAGTTCTGGAGAGCATTGAAAGCTCATTCACCAAGTTCCATGCTTTTCTGGATCTGCTCAAGGATGCTGG ccTAGGTCAGCTAGCTTCGATGGCTGGAATTGACAAGTCAGATTTCCACTCTCTGGGAAGACCACAGCTCTCGTCTACAATAGGACCATATCCGGATGATGCAGCATCCCTGGCTAGAAGTGGAGGAGATTATCGGGGTGTTCAGGGAAAGACTGATGCTTCGTCTTTG gTAACTAGTGTCCTGCCTGCTCGCCCAGGTGGCCTTGCTGACACCACCACTCTTAGATCTCCATCCTCTGTCAGGGAGTCTGTGCATGAAGATAGGCTGCTAGATGTGACCTTCAATCCAGCCACTGGATCTGCAGTAGACCCTGGAGTCGGGGCAGAGCAGGAACCAGGTCATTTTTCAATACCTGATACCGAGCGTGACTCGGGCTCTGAGCGCAGTTTTCGTAGCCAAAAATCCTTTGACAGGGTTTCCCTGGGTAAGACTTTTCAGACTCAACCAAGCCACCTCAAAAGCAACAACAACTCTTACCGCAGCAATTCCCGTCATAGCAACGGTTCCCATGGATATAGCTTCAACAACAGCTATGCTCACAGTGATGCTTCACACAGTAACGGGTCTCATGGTGGATTGTCCGTAAGGTCAAGTGTGAGTGACATTATAAGTGACAAGGCAGAGTCTGTGGCATCAGCGGGATCAATGAACAGGGGATTGGGGAGGCTTGTGACCGTGGGTCAGTCGGGTTCAGAAGGGTCACAGGGGAAAGCCTATCCTGGGAGGCAGACTCTGAAGCAGATCAGATCTCTGGGCAGTCTGGGAGGGCAGTCAGATAATGAATCCTTCTGA